In Homo sapiens chromosome 17 genomic scaffold, GRCh38.p14 alternate locus group ALT_REF_LOCI_1 HSCHR17_5_CTG4, the DNA window GTGGGGTAGTAGCAGGTTCTTCTGCAGTACACAGGTGCACAGGAGCTGCTCTGGCCACAGCTGGACCCACAGCTGGTTTGGCCACAGCAGCTGGACCCACAGCAGGTGGGCTGGCAGCAGGGTGTGCTGCAGCAGGAAGGCTGGCAGCAGCTGGTCACACAGGTGGGCTGGCAGCAGGTGGTCCTACAGCAGGTGTTTTGACAGGAAGTtgggcggcagcaaggctggcaGCAGCTGGACACACAGCAGGCGGGCTGGCAGCAGGATGTGCTGCTGCAGGTG includes these proteins:
- the KRTAP9-2 gene encoding keratin-associated protein 9-2 (The RefSeq protein has 2 substitutions compared to this genomic sequence) — translated: MTHCCSPCCQPTCCRTTCCRTTCWKPTTVTTCSSTPCCQPACCVSSCCQPCCRPTCCQNTCCRTTCCQPTCVTSCCQPSCCSTPCCQPTCCGSSCCGQTSCGSSCGQSSSCAPVYCRRTCYYPTTVCLPGCLNQSCGSNCCQPCCRPACCETTCCRTTCFQPTCVSSCCQPSCC